The Peribacillus simplex genome contains a region encoding:
- a CDS encoding response regulator transcription factor, which produces MKKILLIEDEVSIAELQRDYLEINDFSVDIQHTGDAGLRQALQGNYHLIILDIMLPGLNGFEICKQIRAVHNIPILFVSAKKEDIDKIRGLGLGADDYITKPFSPSELVARVKAHLARYERLSGSHPKSNSIFVHGISIDKSARRVHINGEMVPFTTKEFDTLVFFVMHPNQVLSKEQLYENIWGLESAADVSTVTVHIRKLREKIERDPAHPKFLETVWGAGYRFNV; this is translated from the coding sequence GTGAAAAAGATATTACTTATTGAAGACGAAGTCAGTATTGCTGAATTGCAAAGGGATTATTTGGAAATAAATGATTTTAGTGTCGATATTCAACATACTGGTGATGCAGGTCTCCGACAGGCCCTTCAAGGAAATTATCATTTAATCATTTTGGACATCATGCTTCCAGGATTGAATGGATTTGAGATATGCAAACAAATACGTGCTGTCCATAATATTCCGATATTGTTTGTATCCGCCAAAAAGGAAGATATTGATAAAATTCGTGGGCTTGGTTTAGGGGCAGATGATTATATTACAAAGCCCTTTAGTCCGAGTGAACTAGTTGCAAGAGTGAAAGCGCATTTAGCGCGTTATGAACGTTTATCAGGAAGTCACCCCAAATCCAATTCAATCTTTGTTCATGGCATTTCAATAGATAAGTCTGCACGTCGAGTTCACATAAACGGAGAGATGGTCCCGTTTACAACAAAGGAATTCGATACTTTAGTGTTTTTTGTCATGCATCCGAATCAAGTATTAAGCAAAGAACAGCTTTATGAAAATATTTGGGGATTGGAATCGGCTGCAGATGTTTCGACTGTCACCGTCCATATCAGGAAACTACGTGAAAAAATTGAAAGGGATCCCGCACATCCTAAATTTTTGGAAACCGTTTGGGGAGCAGGGTATCGCTTCAATGTTTAA
- the sdaAA gene encoding L-serine ammonia-lyase, iron-sulfur-dependent, subunit alpha — MSFTNLKELIELAEQEKTPISELMIKTEVQQKGCSRETIIDKMSEQFTVMEEAVRRGTKSPVMSRTGLTGGDGNRLYQYARNGNSFVNPRTLNAAANALAVSEVNAAMGRIVATPTAGSAGILPAVLVHALDSGKFTRKQIVQSIFTASALGLVVANKASISGAAGGCQAEIGSATAMAAGTLVELAGGTPKQVGNAVGIALKNSLGLVCDPVAGLVEIPCIIRNGLHAITAQAAADMALAGISSVIPPDEVIHVMHEVGQQMPESLRETGIGGLAGTPTGQKLKKQILSGKTSGSGPAKYQSAYEIIGPVMVGPSSSHTAGAVRIGNIARQLLNENPLYVTFSLMGSFAETYQGHGTDLALLAGVLGLSTMDDGIPNAKNIAEENGLQYEFTKRVLGSYHPNTVLVELSGVTRTVKVLASSLGGGKVEVQEFDEYPFKFSGERPTLVIRHSDQKGVIAELSDILYQNGFNIARMANERSKINGAAITICEIDNTIEDTLLSLLKREIPIIDEIILVQTK, encoded by the coding sequence ATGTCTTTTACCAATTTGAAAGAGTTAATTGAACTAGCAGAGCAGGAGAAAACACCCATTTCGGAATTGATGATCAAAACAGAGGTGCAACAGAAAGGTTGTTCCAGGGAAACGATTATCGACAAAATGTCGGAACAATTTACTGTAATGGAGGAGGCAGTCCGCAGAGGTACAAAGAGTCCAGTCATGTCGCGTACTGGTTTGACGGGAGGGGATGGAAACCGTCTTTATCAGTATGCCCGAAACGGGAATTCCTTTGTCAATCCGAGAACATTGAATGCTGCAGCAAATGCGCTCGCGGTATCGGAAGTAAATGCTGCAATGGGGCGGATTGTGGCGACGCCAACAGCTGGGTCAGCGGGAATCTTGCCAGCTGTCCTTGTTCACGCCCTTGACAGTGGGAAATTTACCCGAAAGCAGATTGTACAGTCAATATTCACTGCCTCTGCACTTGGCTTGGTTGTTGCAAATAAAGCTTCGATATCAGGGGCTGCCGGCGGGTGCCAAGCTGAAATCGGTTCTGCAACCGCAATGGCAGCAGGCACCCTAGTAGAGCTTGCCGGTGGAACACCAAAGCAGGTTGGAAATGCCGTCGGAATTGCTTTGAAAAATTCACTGGGGTTGGTATGTGACCCGGTTGCTGGACTGGTGGAAATCCCGTGCATCATCCGCAACGGTTTACATGCAATTACCGCCCAAGCTGCTGCAGATATGGCTTTAGCTGGGATATCTAGCGTCATCCCACCGGATGAAGTGATTCATGTGATGCATGAAGTCGGACAGCAAATGCCCGAATCGTTGAGAGAAACCGGGATAGGCGGTCTCGCCGGAACTCCGACCGGGCAAAAATTAAAGAAGCAGATTCTAAGCGGAAAAACGAGTGGCAGTGGGCCGGCTAAATACCAAAGTGCGTATGAAATCATCGGTCCCGTAATGGTTGGTCCTTCGAGTTCTCATACAGCCGGAGCTGTCCGAATCGGTAATATTGCCCGCCAGCTATTAAACGAAAATCCATTGTATGTAACGTTCTCGCTGATGGGCTCTTTCGCCGAAACCTATCAAGGCCATGGAACAGATCTGGCTCTATTAGCCGGTGTTCTAGGGTTATCTACCATGGATGATGGCATTCCAAATGCCAAAAATATTGCTGAAGAAAATGGCCTACAATATGAATTCACGAAAAGGGTGCTTGGAAGCTATCATCCGAATACCGTCCTCGTGGAATTGTCAGGGGTCACACGTACTGTAAAGGTTTTGGCCAGCTCTTTAGGCGGTGGTAAAGTGGAGGTTCAGGAATTTGATGAATATCCATTTAAATTTTCAGGAGAACGGCCAACACTTGTGATTCGCCATTCCGACCAAAAAGGGGTTATTGCCGAATTATCGGATATTCTTTATCAAAACGGGTTCAATATAGCCCGAATGGCCAATGAACGTTCCAAAATCAATGGTGCTGCAATAACCATTTGTGAAATCGACAATACAATCGAAGACACTCTCCTATCCTTATTAAAAAGAGAGATTCCGATTATTGACGAAATTATCTTGGTTCAAACAAAGTAG
- a CDS encoding metallophosphoesterase, producing MKAKNKFAAMLTVVTVGLITSLSSVQAFSESSNSDNKRKPELVFPVISDVHIDDGSSADMNKFRTAMDQLNKAALKQDAFVVVGDLTDYGYATEYDKFFSIYNEKKQGDVQSMFTMGNHDYWNGLSVEKAQDRFLEKTGMDSLYYHKKVNGYDFITLSPENGNTHGLYSVNQINWLGEKLAAAEKENPDQPIFVFLHQHIKDTVYGSDLWGTQENKELLYDTLKKHPQVITFSGHSHYPLEDPRTIHQKDFTSVGTSSVSYLELEPGKLQGFHPEGYRDISQGMIVEVYNNEVVIKKRDFHKDDWAGKPWVIKNPSKKNNFKYTDDRDQLPPVFAVKDKASIVKEKSTLKSLNVTFPQAKDNMLVHSYHITAKNKETGELDADFIAFSEFYIDPVPKNLEFPVSGLKPGTDYEIKVQALDSFNNSSKKGLLAEGQTKALEMVSAQASPSLVTSGESTTLQVKMKNYGNGSVKGKIKVAAPEGWSVEHTELEYELSGTEEKTLAIKATPSKESSGSSQFTITAYEGGQKIGSKNINVFVNMMLGESFDQLESALKPAVNENIPSSILGWSHTAPNGWSITNGSNMPTGTEEWQGWSFTTKDFWTKAEDQDRNKFELGQGVIAVADPDEWDDNGSPSSKGFFDSTLTSPSVKVDGAKDLYLGFASHYKQEGTQTAEVTAVFDNGEKQQVLVYDNKAASDNKNEHVLNKYEVKSVKVPEGASSMKVQWRMHNAKNNWFWSIDDIRLDDQMIVSPNE from the coding sequence TTGAAAGCGAAAAATAAATTTGCTGCAATGTTGACAGTTGTAACGGTAGGATTAATAACTTCTTTATCAAGTGTACAAGCATTCTCGGAATCTTCAAATTCTGATAATAAACGCAAACCGGAGCTCGTTTTTCCTGTAATCAGTGATGTACATATCGATGATGGATCATCTGCTGATATGAACAAGTTTAGAACAGCCATGGATCAATTAAACAAAGCTGCGCTTAAACAGGATGCTTTTGTTGTCGTTGGGGATTTAACGGACTATGGATACGCTACTGAGTATGATAAGTTCTTCTCCATTTATAATGAAAAGAAACAAGGCGATGTCCAATCCATGTTTACAATGGGAAACCATGATTATTGGAATGGACTTTCAGTAGAAAAAGCACAAGATCGTTTTCTCGAGAAAACAGGAATGGATTCTCTTTACTATCATAAAAAAGTAAATGGATATGATTTTATTACGTTAAGTCCGGAAAATGGGAATACGCATGGTTTGTATTCTGTTAATCAAATTAACTGGCTTGGCGAAAAGTTAGCTGCAGCAGAAAAAGAGAATCCGGACCAACCAATCTTTGTTTTTCTTCATCAACACATTAAAGACACTGTGTATGGAAGTGACTTATGGGGAACTCAGGAAAATAAAGAACTTTTATATGATACATTAAAGAAACATCCACAAGTTATTACATTTTCAGGCCATTCTCATTATCCACTTGAAGACCCTAGAACGATTCATCAAAAAGACTTTACGTCAGTTGGCACGTCTTCTGTAAGTTATTTGGAATTAGAGCCGGGCAAACTTCAAGGGTTTCATCCAGAAGGATATCGGGATATTAGTCAAGGTATGATTGTAGAAGTTTATAATAATGAAGTTGTCATTAAAAAACGTGACTTTCATAAAGACGATTGGGCAGGAAAACCATGGGTAATCAAAAATCCTTCTAAAAAAAATAACTTTAAATATACAGACGATCGAGATCAGTTACCACCGGTTTTTGCAGTTAAAGACAAGGCTTCGATTGTAAAAGAAAAATCGACACTAAAAAGTTTAAATGTTACATTTCCACAGGCAAAAGATAACATGCTCGTACATTCTTATCACATTACAGCCAAAAATAAGGAAACAGGGGAGTTAGACGCAGACTTCATCGCATTTTCTGAATTCTATATTGATCCTGTTCCAAAGAATTTAGAGTTCCCTGTATCTGGTCTTAAACCAGGTACGGATTATGAAATTAAGGTACAAGCACTAGATTCATTTAACAATAGCAGTAAAAAGGGGTTACTGGCTGAAGGTCAGACAAAAGCCCTGGAAATGGTCTCAGCACAAGCTTCCCCTTCTTTAGTAACCTCAGGTGAATCGACTACACTCCAAGTGAAGATGAAAAATTATGGAAATGGCAGTGTGAAAGGGAAAATTAAAGTTGCTGCTCCTGAAGGTTGGAGTGTGGAGCACACTGAACTTGAGTATGAGCTTTCAGGAACTGAAGAAAAAACATTGGCAATAAAAGCTACACCTAGTAAGGAAAGTTCCGGTTCATCACAATTCACGATTACAGCTTACGAAGGCGGCCAAAAAATTGGCTCCAAGAATATAAATGTATTCGTAAACATGATGCTTGGAGAAAGTTTTGACCAATTAGAGTCTGCATTAAAGCCAGCAGTGAATGAAAACATTCCAAGTTCCATTCTCGGTTGGAGCCATACAGCTCCTAACGGCTGGTCGATTACAAATGGCTCAAATATGCCAACTGGTACAGAGGAGTGGCAAGGTTGGAGTTTCACAACAAAGGACTTTTGGACAAAAGCAGAAGACCAAGATCGTAACAAATTTGAGCTTGGGCAAGGTGTTATAGCTGTAGCGGATCCTGATGAATGGGATGATAACGGTTCACCATCATCAAAAGGCTTTTTTGATAGTACATTAACTTCCCCTTCTGTAAAAGTTGATGGTGCAAAAGATCTATACTTAGGATTTGCATCCCATTATAAACAAGAAGGAACGCAAACAGCTGAAGTGACTGCTGTCTTTGATAATGGGGAAAAACAACAAGTTCTCGTTTATGACAATAAAGCTGCTTCCGATAATAAAAATGAACATGTTTTGAATAAGTATGAAGTCAAATCGGTTAAGGTTCCTGAAGGTGCTTCTTCGATGAAAGTACAATGGAGAATGCATAATGCTAAAAATAATTGGTTTTGGTCGATTGACGATATTAGATTGGATGACCAAATGATCGTTTCACCAAATGAATGA
- a CDS encoding Lrp/AsnC family transcriptional regulator, with protein MESIVSKVLDQVDIQILDLLQKDAQLSNTELAKRVKLSPPAIHSRIKRLENEGFINGQVAILNQEKLGFDLLCFIFMSTDIHQAEKLEVLEKALASMSEVLECHCLTGEYDYLLKVANKDRKELEIFIRKLNKLGITRIQTSLALREIKYSTVLPIWEEKSRS; from the coding sequence GTGGAATCTATCGTAAGCAAGGTTCTGGATCAAGTTGATATTCAAATTTTAGATTTACTACAAAAGGATGCACAGTTAAGCAATACTGAGCTTGCAAAGCGCGTCAAGTTATCCCCGCCAGCTATACATTCAAGGATAAAACGTTTGGAAAATGAAGGATTTATTAATGGACAAGTAGCAATTTTAAACCAGGAGAAGCTAGGTTTTGATTTATTATGTTTTATTTTTATGAGTACGGATATACATCAAGCTGAAAAACTGGAAGTTTTGGAGAAGGCATTAGCATCTATGTCAGAAGTATTAGAGTGCCATTGTTTAACAGGTGAGTATGATTATCTTTTAAAAGTGGCTAACAAAGATCGGAAGGAATTGGAAATATTTATTAGAAAGTTAAATAAACTAGGCATAACAAGAATTCAAACTAGCCTAGCTCTTAGAGAAATTAAATATTCAACAGTTTTGCCTATATGGGAAGAAAAGTCCCGTTCGTAA
- the dapA gene encoding 4-hydroxy-tetrahydrodipicolinate synthase, with product MNFGQVLTAMVTPFNHNDEVDFNATRTLVNYLIANGSDGLVIAGTTGESPTLTAEEKVDLFKIVVEVVDGRVPVIAGTGSNNTKASISLTKQAEAAGVDGIMLVTPYYNKPSQEGLFQHFSAIAHSTSLPVMLYNIPGRSVVNMSVETIVSLSKINNIVAVKEASGDLDAMAQIISKTASDFTLYSGDDGLTLPVLAIGGTGVVSVASHIIGNEMQEMINSFKNGDVHGAATAHRNLLPIMKALFTAPSPAPVKSALNMRGVNVGGVRLPMVPLNHEEKSALQIALQSSKVYNLI from the coding sequence ATGAATTTTGGCCAAGTTTTAACCGCAATGGTTACCCCGTTTAATCATAATGATGAGGTTGATTTCAATGCTACGAGAACTTTAGTAAATTATTTAATTGCTAATGGTTCTGATGGATTAGTAATAGCTGGTACAACTGGAGAGTCTCCTACATTAACTGCAGAAGAAAAAGTGGATTTATTCAAAATTGTTGTAGAAGTTGTTGATGGAAGAGTTCCAGTCATAGCTGGAACTGGATCAAATAACACGAAGGCTTCCATCAGCTTAACAAAACAGGCAGAGGCGGCAGGAGTCGACGGAATCATGCTCGTTACCCCATACTATAACAAGCCGTCTCAAGAAGGATTATTTCAGCACTTTAGTGCCATTGCCCATTCAACATCTTTACCGGTAATGCTTTATAATATCCCAGGACGAAGTGTTGTGAACATGTCAGTAGAGACGATTGTTAGCCTCTCAAAAATCAACAATATCGTGGCAGTAAAAGAAGCAAGTGGTGACTTAGATGCCATGGCACAAATCATAAGCAAAACAGCTAGCGATTTTACATTGTACAGCGGCGATGATGGGTTAACATTACCGGTTTTAGCCATCGGTGGAACAGGTGTTGTTTCGGTTGCCTCACACATAATTGGTAATGAAATGCAAGAAATGATCAATAGCTTTAAAAATGGTGATGTCCATGGTGCTGCCACTGCACATCGTAACCTTCTTCCAATTATGAAGGCATTATTTACTGCACCAAGCCCAGCACCGGTAAAATCAGCATTAAATATGCGGGGGGTAAATGTTGGAGGTGTCCGCTTACCAATGGTCCCTTTAAACCATGAAGAAAAAAGTGCACTACAAATAGCTCTACAATCTAGTAAAGTATATAACTTAATTTAA
- a CDS encoding sensor histidine kinase, translating into MSIKMRFLLSYVGVILISITLFLAAGFLLIFAITGDIKSIEHLYKKSYLQKPLTAVEESVFLDLKLLAKNNPEQLLNEEQLKKIEHRDIKIVVRKGNNIEYTSPTLDKLGLVQSLPMFEETNINTRDTIRMKDSFFTYVKFDFYFSDKSEGSIFVLRKASSYAELTRESFPILFALLLLLLVMIIGLLNYLVSRSIIKPISVLKEGAERIKSGDLNFEIKATSNDEIGQLNREFEEMRKKLKESVNLQLQYEENRKELLSNISHDLKTPITSIMGYVEGIKDGVANTPQKMDKYLSTVYLKARDMDSLIDELFLFSKLDLKKEPFTFESVRLDKYLKDYVDELQLDLLQQGIQIELQQLHKPIYVTADREKLKRVLANLISNCVKYMNKEEKHISISLHEGLYDVVVQVTDNGYGIESSALPYIFNRFYRAEQSRNSLTGGSGLGLAIAKKIIGEHGGDIWATSEIGKGTSVFFSIKKGEEK; encoded by the coding sequence TTGTCAATTAAAATGAGATTTCTGTTGTCCTACGTTGGCGTAATTCTTATTTCCATCACTTTATTTTTAGCAGCTGGATTTTTACTTATTTTTGCAATAACAGGTGATATAAAATCGATAGAGCATTTATACAAAAAATCTTATCTCCAAAAACCTTTGACTGCAGTAGAAGAAAGTGTGTTTCTCGATTTAAAGCTTTTGGCAAAAAATAATCCAGAGCAGCTTCTGAACGAAGAACAGCTGAAGAAGATTGAACATAGAGATATTAAGATTGTCGTTAGAAAAGGTAATAACATAGAGTATACGTCCCCCACACTTGATAAGCTAGGCTTGGTTCAATCACTTCCCATGTTCGAAGAAACGAACATCAATACGCGGGACACAATCAGAATGAAAGACTCCTTTTTCACATATGTGAAGTTTGATTTTTATTTTTCGGATAAAAGTGAAGGAAGTATTTTTGTATTGAGAAAGGCAAGTTCCTATGCCGAGCTGACTCGCGAGTCATTTCCCATTTTATTCGCGCTATTGTTATTACTGCTTGTAATGATTATTGGACTTTTGAATTATTTAGTTTCAAGAAGCATCATCAAACCTATCTCAGTACTTAAAGAAGGCGCAGAGCGTATAAAATCAGGAGATTTAAACTTTGAAATCAAAGCGACATCGAATGATGAAATCGGACAATTGAATAGGGAGTTTGAGGAAATGAGAAAAAAGTTAAAAGAGTCCGTAAACCTTCAGCTTCAGTATGAGGAAAATCGCAAAGAACTTCTTTCCAATATTTCTCATGATTTGAAGACACCGATCACTTCGATTATGGGATATGTTGAGGGGATAAAAGACGGAGTAGCAAACACCCCGCAGAAAATGGACAAGTACTTATCGACTGTATACCTAAAAGCAAGGGATATGGATTCATTGATAGATGAATTGTTTTTATTTTCCAAGCTGGATTTAAAAAAAGAACCTTTCACTTTTGAATCGGTCAGACTAGATAAATATTTAAAAGACTACGTAGATGAACTTCAACTGGATTTACTTCAACAAGGAATCCAGATTGAACTTCAACAGCTGCATAAACCGATATACGTGACAGCGGATAGAGAGAAACTAAAACGTGTATTGGCCAACCTAATCAGTAATTGTGTAAAGTATATGAATAAAGAGGAAAAACACATTTCCATTTCTCTGCATGAAGGATTGTATGATGTGGTAGTACAAGTAACTGATAATGGCTATGGAATAGAGTCTTCTGCTTTGCCTTATATTTTTAACCGCTTTTATCGTGCTGAGCAATCTAGAAATTCTCTGACAGGTGGAAGTGGTTTAGGACTTGCGATCGCAAAAAAAATTATCGGCGAACATGGAGGAGATATTTGGGCTACTAGCGAGATAGGAAAAGGTACAAGTGTCTTCTTTTCCATAAAGAAAGGTGAGGAAAAGTGA
- a CDS encoding ankyrin repeat domain-containing protein has protein sequence MLRRLTIVIGCLFILQGCVPDNEAEPNKQEKETGKGMNEQLIQAVERNETDRIRSLIEQGADLNTQDPEGRTATMIATYNNDVETAKILIEAGADVNIQDDMKNSPFLYAGAEGYVDILKLAIEAGADPSITNRYGGTALIPASEHGYVEVIKELLTKTDIDVNHVNDLGWTALLEAIILNNGDGKQQETVKLLIDHGADVNIPDNGSITPLQHAREKGFKEIEQILLSAGAK, from the coding sequence ATGTTGAGACGGCTAACGATTGTCATCGGATGCCTTTTCATCCTTCAAGGCTGTGTCCCAGATAACGAAGCAGAGCCAAATAAACAAGAAAAGGAGACAGGAAAGGGAATGAATGAACAACTGATTCAAGCTGTAGAACGAAATGAAACGGATAGAATAAGAAGTTTGATAGAGCAAGGTGCTGATCTTAATACACAGGACCCGGAAGGACGAACCGCAACTATGATTGCGACTTATAACAATGATGTAGAGACTGCAAAAATCCTTATTGAAGCGGGTGCAGACGTCAACATTCAGGATGACATGAAAAATAGCCCCTTCTTGTATGCCGGTGCTGAAGGTTATGTAGATATACTTAAATTAGCAATTGAAGCAGGTGCCGACCCGTCTATTACCAACCGTTATGGAGGAACGGCTTTAATCCCTGCTTCGGAACATGGATATGTGGAGGTTATCAAAGAACTCCTTACTAAAACCGATATTGATGTGAATCATGTAAATGATCTTGGCTGGACAGCTTTACTAGAAGCCATCATTTTGAATAATGGTGATGGAAAACAGCAGGAAACAGTGAAATTGCTCATAGATCATGGGGCAGATGTCAACATCCCTGATAATGGTAGTATCACACCTTTACAACATGCCCGCGAGAAAGGGTTTAAAGAGATTGAACAAATTTTACTATCCGCAGGAGCAAAATGA
- a CDS encoding DMT family transporter, with translation MQYYYFSLLLLTSLLWGGNFVLGKSLVGHASPMTLTSLRWIIAISCLLPIVWWKERKIFPHRSAILPLFLMGITGVALFNLLQFAALEKTSATNVGLISTLNMISIAVFSFFFLKERINILQMFSMFFSLIGVILVLSKGNINLFLSLRFNTGDLYMMAAVCVWGIYSVCSKWAMITTTPMMSTLYSGIFGLIVLLPFNFSNFTVSNINASFIQSILYTGVISTVACMVLWNIGVQKLGATTSGIFLNFNPIFTAVLAYLLLGEKIIWVQGIGSGIVIIGCYLFSHFKAKVIFKKNSGQTQIQA, from the coding sequence ATGCAATATTATTATTTTTCGTTATTACTTTTAACAAGTTTATTATGGGGTGGAAACTTTGTCTTAGGAAAATCGCTTGTCGGTCATGCTTCTCCGATGACGTTGACGAGTTTAAGGTGGATCATTGCCATTAGTTGTCTTTTGCCAATTGTATGGTGGAAAGAAAGAAAGATATTTCCCCATCGAAGTGCAATCCTTCCTTTATTTTTGATGGGAATTACTGGTGTGGCTCTATTTAATCTATTACAATTTGCAGCATTAGAGAAAACATCCGCCACTAATGTCGGATTAATATCCACATTAAACATGATTTCAATTGCTGTTTTTTCATTTTTCTTTTTAAAAGAAAGAATTAATATTCTACAAATGTTTTCTATGTTTTTTTCGCTTATTGGCGTAATACTTGTACTATCAAAAGGAAATATTAATCTATTCCTTTCCTTACGGTTTAATACAGGAGATTTATATATGATGGCTGCTGTATGCGTTTGGGGAATATATTCCGTTTGTAGCAAATGGGCAATGATAACAACAACACCCATGATGTCTACATTATATTCTGGTATATTTGGACTTATAGTTCTTCTTCCGTTTAATTTTTCTAATTTTACAGTGTCTAATATAAATGCTTCTTTCATACAATCTATTTTATATACAGGCGTTATCTCAACTGTAGCATGTATGGTGCTTTGGAACATTGGTGTACAAAAATTAGGTGCAACAACATCAGGTATTTTCTTGAATTTTAATCCTATTTTCACTGCAGTTTTAGCCTATCTATTATTAGGTGAAAAAATTATTTGGGTACAAGGAATTGGTAGTGGTATTGTGATTATAGGCTGTTATTTGTTCTCACATTTTAAAGCCAAGGTGATTTTCAAAAAGAATTCTGGACAAACGCAGATTCAAGCATGA
- a CDS encoding DNA alkylation repair protein encodes MNLEMVMQELEALGKERTKKMYISNGAHEPLFGVATGAMKPIAKKIKISHRLAEELYSTGNYDAMYFAGIIADPKAMTESDYDRWMDAAYFYMLSDYVVAVTLAESDIAQEVSDKWIASGEELRMSAGWSCYCWLLGNRLDVEFSESKISNMLDNVKNTIHDSPERTKSAMNNFLYTVGISYLPLHEKAVETAKAIGIVEVKRDKKKSSFLNAYESIQKEVDKGRLGFKRKYVRC; translated from the coding sequence ATGAATTTAGAGATGGTTATGCAGGAACTTGAAGCCCTTGGCAAGGAACGAACTAAAAAAATGTACATATCCAATGGTGCGCATGAGCCGCTTTTTGGGGTAGCTACAGGCGCTATGAAACCAATTGCAAAGAAAATAAAAATAAGTCACCGTTTAGCTGAAGAGCTTTATTCCACGGGGAACTACGATGCAATGTACTTTGCAGGCATTATTGCAGACCCAAAAGCCATGACTGAGTCGGATTATGATCGTTGGATGGATGCTGCGTATTTTTATATGCTATCCGATTATGTAGTGGCCGTAACTTTAGCAGAGTCAGATATTGCGCAAGAAGTTTCTGATAAATGGATCGCAAGCGGTGAAGAGCTGAGAATGTCAGCGGGCTGGAGCTGCTACTGCTGGCTTTTAGGGAATCGGCTAGACGTTGAATTTTCAGAAAGTAAGATTTCCAATATGCTTGATAATGTGAAAAATACGATTCACGATTCGCCGGAACGAACGAAATCCGCTATGAATAATTTTCTATACACCGTGGGGATTTCATATTTGCCACTCCATGAAAAGGCAGTCGAGACTGCAAAGGCAATAGGAATAGTAGAAGTCAAACGGGACAAGAAAAAAAGCAGTTTTCTAAATGCTTACGAAAGTATTCAAAAAGAAGTCGATAAAGGAAGGCTTGGTTTTAAACGCAAATATGTAAGATGTTAA
- a CDS encoding DUF4822 domain-containing protein: MNKKAKISSSILLGLTLALTGCNTNAQDIQSAQKHEQTAKESKQESKLTAGQEMTKILSGTNWQGTKVYDKHNNDLTKENANFIGLAKYDDDSSRYEFFDKNTKKSRGDKGTFFITNGKMRVLISESMGYQAVVEITELNEDMFTYKRMGKDANGNDVEVFVDHIPYTETELSFTDPDKTLETYTGEVDTDVDGDKILSSTIWQGTVALDEKGNDVSSYNSNYLGLAKYDDKTNKYEFFDAKTGESRGDYGYYDVVHGNKIRALASQGENKYGAVLELTELNEHKFTYKRIGKDKEGKDITITVEHIPYEGDLKLKSTK, from the coding sequence ATGAACAAAAAAGCAAAAATTTCATCATCTATACTACTTGGGTTAACATTGGCCTTAACAGGATGCAACACAAACGCACAAGACATTCAAAGTGCTCAGAAGCATGAACAAACTGCTAAAGAGAGTAAACAAGAAAGTAAGTTAACCGCAGGACAGGAAATGACTAAAATTCTTAGTGGCACGAATTGGCAAGGAACAAAAGTTTATGATAAGCATAATAATGACTTAACTAAGGAGAATGCAAACTTTATTGGTCTAGCGAAGTATGATGATGATTCATCGAGATATGAATTTTTTGATAAAAATACTAAAAAAAGTCGTGGTGATAAAGGTACTTTCTTTATCACAAATGGAAAGATGCGAGTGTTAATTTCAGAATCAATGGGTTACCAAGCCGTTGTTGAAATAACAGAACTGAATGAGGATATGTTTACCTATAAAAGAATGGGAAAAGATGCTAATGGTAATGATGTAGAAGTGTTTGTTGATCATATTCCTTATACTGAAACAGAACTTTCTTTTACTGATCCAGATAAGACTTTGGAAACTTACACTGGGGAAGTAGATACAGACGTTGATGGAGACAAAATTTTATCCAGCACCATATGGCAAGGAACAGTGGCGTTGGACGAAAAGGGAAATGATGTTTCAAGCTATAACTCGAATTATTTAGGACTGGCAAAATATGATGATAAAACAAATAAGTATGAATTTTTTGATGCTAAAACCGGTGAAAGCCGTGGTGATTACGGCTATTACGATGTTGTTCATGGAAATAAGATAAGAGCCCTTGCTTCACAAGGGGAAAATAAGTATGGTGCAGTTCTTGAACTTACAGAGCTTAATGAACATAAATTCACTTATAAACGAATCGGTAAAGATAAAGAGGGAAAAGATATAACGATAACGGTTGAACATATACCTTATGAGGGTGATTTGAAACTAAAATCAACTAAATAA